The Fusobacterium polymorphum genome segment ATGTTCATACCATTCATTCACATCTTTAGCTTTAAAATTTTCAGTAAATAAAAATTCTATTTTATTTTCATATTTACTAGGTTTATATGAAATTTTATTTTTTGTTTTTAAAGCATGTCTTGCATATATTGCAATATCACATATTTGTGCTACTTCTCCATTCATAGAAATAACCTCCATAAAAATATATTTTCTATATTATACAAGATTTTCTTATGAATTCAAATTAAGTAGTTTTAAAATATTTCCACCTAAAATATTACCTATTATTTCTTTATCTTTACATAAATATTCTATCATCTGTTTATTAAGTAAAGGCTCACCATAAGGAGCATCTGAACTATACAAACATTTATTAGGAACTTCTGTTATTGCCATTTTAACAACAAGACTTGAAAAACTAGCAGATAAATCTAAATAAGCATTGGGAGTTTCTTTTACAAAATCAATTACATTCATCCAATTATAACCACCAATATGTCCAAAAATAACAGAAACTTTTGGATATTTTTTTGTCAATTCCATTAAAATATTAATTCCATTTAATGTTACAGGGTAGAAAGTATGTATCCATATAGGTAAATAACTATAATTTTCTAATGCTTGAAATATTATTTCTAATTGTTTTACCTGTTCATCATTTCCAGGGGTAAACTCTCCCACACCTTTTAAATTATTGGATACAATGTATTTTTCTATCCAAGAAATAG includes the following:
- a CDS encoding amidohydrolase family protein: MIIDSHEHLILPTENQIKKLEDAGVDKAILFTTTPHPEKANTMQEFKSEMSVLFKVLSGEKNHKNDMKRMENNINDLIEVLKKYPDKFYGFGPVPLGLNLDETISWIEKYIVSNNLKGVGEFTPGNDEQVKQLEIIFQALENYSYLPIWIHTFYPVTLNGINILMELTKKYPKVSVIFGHIGGYNWMNVIDFVKETPNAYLDLSASFSSLVVKMAITEVPNKCLYSSDAPYGEPLLNKQMIEYLCKDKEIIGNILGGNILKLLNLNS